From Rutidosis leptorrhynchoides isolate AG116_Rl617_1_P2 chromosome 3, CSIRO_AGI_Rlap_v1, whole genome shotgun sequence, a single genomic window includes:
- the LOC139896469 gene encoding phytosulfokines 3-like encodes MSRNTIIFLILALLFCSTSSYAARLTPSVTAMPDNQNKGGEDIEFEQGCEGISEQECILGKTLLAHIDYIYTQDTTP; translated from the exons ATGTCTAGAAACACCATCATCTTCCTCATACTAGCCCTTCTCTTCTGCTCCACATCATCCTACGCAGCCCGCCTCACACCGTCCGTAACCGCCATGCCAGATAATCAAAATAAG GGTGGTGAAGATATCGAGTTCGAACAAGGATGTGAAGGAATCAGTGAACAAGAGTGTATATTAGGAAAAACGCTTCTAGCTCATATCGACTATATCTATACACAAGACACGACCCCTTAA